A section of the Polyangium spumosum genome encodes:
- a CDS encoding glycosyltransferase family 2 protein: protein MDDWGPESGRGGVILRTLAERPFCSIVIPCYNEEEHIERVVRAASAQRYPSDRMEIFVVDGRSLDGTRDIVRALAAEDPRIVLLDNPQRLQAAAMNMAIKRSRGDVIVRMDAHADYDPDYVAASVAALRRTGALNVGGAMRPRGITTFQRALCAALSSPIGVGGAASRDPDREGYVESVWCGAFRREAFELVGLFDPDARTNEDAELNQRILARGGRIYQSRSIVGHYYPRDSFGGLFRQYYNYGAGRARTILRRGLPPSYRPLIPFATLVTFTALVLLAAVYTPARPVLGAAVSVYAFAVLAGATRAACRAEKRLVFLIAAIFPVMHFAHGLGFAVGLARHWEGAARDAEPERLTAR from the coding sequence ATGGACGATTGGGGACCCGAGTCGGGGCGCGGGGGCGTGATCTTGCGGACGCTCGCCGAACGTCCCTTCTGTTCGATCGTGATTCCTTGTTACAACGAGGAGGAGCACATCGAGCGGGTCGTGCGGGCGGCGTCCGCGCAGCGGTATCCGTCCGATCGAATGGAGATCTTCGTCGTCGACGGCCGATCCCTCGATGGGACACGCGACATCGTGCGCGCGCTCGCGGCCGAGGATCCGCGCATCGTCCTGCTCGACAACCCCCAGAGGCTCCAGGCCGCGGCCATGAACATGGCGATCAAGCGCTCGCGCGGGGACGTGATCGTGCGCATGGACGCGCACGCCGATTACGACCCCGATTACGTGGCCGCGTCCGTCGCGGCGTTACGGCGGACGGGGGCGCTCAACGTGGGCGGGGCCATGCGCCCCCGGGGGATAACGACATTTCAGCGGGCGCTCTGCGCGGCGCTCTCGAGCCCGATCGGGGTGGGCGGCGCCGCGTCGCGGGATCCCGATCGTGAGGGATACGTGGAGAGCGTGTGGTGCGGGGCGTTCCGCCGCGAGGCCTTCGAGCTCGTGGGGCTCTTCGACCCGGACGCGCGGACGAACGAAGACGCGGAGCTGAACCAGCGGATCCTGGCGCGCGGCGGGCGCATTTACCAGTCGCGCTCCATCGTGGGTCATTATTATCCACGGGACTCGTTCGGCGGCCTCTTCCGGCAATATTACAACTACGGGGCGGGGCGCGCGCGGACGATCCTCCGGCGCGGCTTGCCGCCCTCCTACCGCCCTTTGATACCGTTCGCCACGCTCGTCACCTTCACGGCGCTCGTCCTGCTCGCGGCCGTGTATACGCCGGCGAGGCCCGTCCTCGGGGCGGCCGTCAGCGTGTATGCCTTCGCCGTGCTCGCGGGGGCCACGCGCGCGGCGTGCCGCGCCGAGAAGCGCCTCGTTTTCCTGATTGCGGCGATCTTCCCGGTGATGCATTTCGCCCATGGACTCGGCTTCGCGGTCGGGCTCGCGCGGCACTGGGAGGGCGCGGCGCGGGACGCGGAGCCGGAGCGGCTGACGGCGCGATAG